In the Enterococcus gilvus ATCC BAA-350 genome, CTTGAAAGGGACACCATTTAGTGCGGGGTTTGGATTTAGTGGATTTATAGGTCCTATTAACGCTTTAGCACTGTCAGCAGATGGGTGGACAACGCTAAACATTATAAAGGTAGTAATTTCATTTTTGATAGTTCCTCTGATGTTAAGTTTTTTATTCACTCACTTATTTAATCAAATACTTGCAATTTCTAAATCTGAGGACTACAAGATAAATTATAACTAAAAGATACTTATTAAAAGTTTTAACTATAAACTATAACTACCTACAGTAATTTCTAAGGATACACTGTAGTTTTTAGTTATCGTTTTACTTTAGAATAGATTGAAAAGTCAAAGAGTGTAGTTCTCTTTGACTTTATTTCTAATAGAACTGAGGTGATTATGATTATTGTTCTAAAGGAAAATATAAGGCGATTTCATTTCTAATATAAATCATACATATTCTTCAATATTACTTTTTTGTTCGTTTAAAGAAAGAGGATTCGATGTTGGAGAGGGGCGTCCCCCTATAAACTGAGGATAGAACGATTAATTTGGGGGATGGACATGAAGAAGAAGACAAAGATCATTATTGCTGGCGTCACTGGTTTGGTTATAGCAGGGGGTGCTTTTTTTGCATTCGGTGGTAAAAAGGATGCAGCTTCGTATCAGGTGTATACAGTAAAAACAGCAGATCCTTTGCAGTTGAAGGGGAAAGTGGAACCGTTGAAGCGTCAGCTTTATTTTTTAGATGCGAATAAAGGAACGATCAAAAATGTTCCTGTAAGCAATGGGCAAGAAGTGGCGGTGGGCACGCCTTTGATCGAGTATCAAAATGATACGGCTCAAAATGAAACGATCACGCAGCAGCATGCGGTGAATAAGAGTTCTCTTGATGCGTCTCAGGCTGAAGCGACTGTTGCTGCTGGGGAAAGACAAGTGCAAACGCTATCGAATCAAATTGGTGAGACGCAGCAGAAGCTGGCTCGTGCGAAAGATGAGGAAGAAAAGGCTGCTTTGAATGAACAATTAAAGCAGCAGCAAGGGGAATTGCAGACGGCCAATGACCAGTTGAGTCAGTCTCGTTTTGCGGTGCAGGGGGCTTATGAGGAAGTCCAATCTGCTAAAGATGTGCTTGCTGGGCAGCAAAAGCAAGCGTCAGCGACGGTGAGTGCTGAAATTGCGGGCGTGGCGTCTGTGGATGAAAAGGGAAAGGGCTCTCCAGAGGTTCCAGTAGTCGCAGTTTCCAGCAAAGAAAAGCAAGTCAAAGGTACCGTCACGGAATACGATCTAGACAAATTGGTGCCGGGGCAAACCGTTCAGGTCACGACGGTGGGCAATGACAAAAAAGTGGAGGGAACGATTAAATCGATTGCTGCGAGTGCTATACCGACGAGCGGGGACAACAGCAATGTTGCCTCTTATGCATTTACTGTGGAGGGGAATTTCCCTTGGACGGATGATTTATCGACATTGATCACGTTGCAGCAAAAACAGCTTCTATTACCGTCGTCTGCACTTAAGAAAACAGGAAATGAACAATATGTCTATAAGTATGAGGATGGAAAAGCGAAGAAAACGGTCGTTCAAACGTTGGCTGTCAACGGGCGCACGATCATTCAAAAAGGATTGAAGGACAAGGATCAAATCATTGAAAATCCAGATGACGCATTGAAGGACGGATCAGAAGTTCAGGTGAGTGCCAATGATTAGCTTGGCACATATCTATAAGTATTATGAAACAGGGGAAACAAGAGTGCCTGTTTTAGACGACATTAATTTTTCAATCGAAGCTGGAGAATTTGTGGCTATTATGGGGCCTTCTGGTTCAGGAAAATCCACGTTGATCAATTTGCTTGGGTTCATCGATCGACAGTTTGAAGGGGAGTATTTGTTTAATGGACGGGAGATCACGCATTTCAAAGACAATGAATTGTCTGAGATACGGAATCGTTCTGTTGGCTTCGTTTTTCAAAATTTTAGTTTGATCGAGAATTTAACGGTTGCGGAAAATGTTGAATTGCCTCTTTTGTACAGCGGTGCGAAACACAATGAGACGCAGAAGAAAGTGAAGCATGCGTTGGCTAGGGTCGGATTAGCAGACAAGTTAGATCAATTGCCGAAGCAGTTATCCGGTGGGCAGCAGCAGCGAGTGGCGATCGCTCGGGCATTGATCAATCGTCCCAACTTTATTATTGCGGATGAACCTACGGGGGCGTTAGACACCCATACAACAGAGGACATCATGCAATTGTTCAAGCAGTTGAATGAGGAAGGGGTGACGATCATCTTGGTGACGCATGATCCAGAGACGGTCGTCTACTGTGACCGCTTATTGAAAATCCGAGATGGAAAGATGATCGAGGAGGTGCTGCAATCATGAGAAAATACATTCTCTGGCGTACTGCCTTTCGTTCGATCTTCAAGAACAAACGCCGCAGTTTTTTAACGATGGTGGGTATTATTATAGGAATTGCCGCCGTGATTACGATCGTGGCTTTAGGAAATGGGTTTAAACGAAATATTTTATCTGAGACGACGGGCGCGGACGAAACTGGACAAACGAAGTACGTCAACATCAAGTACAACGACTTTGACAATCTAATTAGTGAGGATAATGGAATCTCGCAGACCGATAAAAATATGATCGCCAACCTTCCAGAAGTGAAGAATGTTTCTTATTATAAGGTAATGAAAAATGAAAGAAACCCTACAATTGATTTTTATGATAAAAATACAAAATTAACCATGAGGATTCATTCTGCCAAAGAAACCGCCGTGTCTCTTTTAAATGGTCGCCAATTGAATGCCGCGGACAGCGATGGGCTAAATAAGGTAGTCGTTCTTGATGAGGCGGTCGCAAAGCAAGTATTCGGGTCGAAGGAGGCCGCTTTAAATAACGGATTCGAGTTAAAGGGGCAGGTCTTTACCGTTGTGGGTGTTTCTGCGAATACTTCTGGAGAGATCGGTCCGCAAAATTATGAACCGCTTGCTTATTTTCCGAAAAAAACCTATACGCATTATTTAGGAAAAAAAGAGGACCATTCCGTATTGGCCCTTAAATTTGATACAGGGGTCAATCAGGATACAGCGATGACGAAAGTCTTAAAACAGTTGAACATGAACGGAGAAAGTCGTGCACAGGGGGAGTATCAAGCCTATGATCCGACTTCTGAAATCAAGCAGTTGGGATCTATGCTGGATAAAATGACTCTTTTCATCAGTACAGTCGCAGCGATCTCGCTATTTATCGCCGGCGTGGGCGTCATGAATATGATGTACATCTCTGTTTCTGAGCGGACCAAGGAAATCGGTATTCGACGTGCACTTGGTGCGAATGCGAAGTCGATCAAGCGCCAATTTCTATTTGAAGGGATCGTTCTGACAGTGAGCGGCGGTGTGATTGGGTATATTCTTGGTATTTTGATTGCTTTCGCAGCGTCCTTCGCCTTGCCGTTTTCTGTGCGGCCAGACATGATGACCGTGCTGATCTCGATTGGGACCTCCGTGGTGATCGGCGTATGCTTCAGCTACTTGCCCGCTTCAGCAGCCGCGAAAAAGGAATTGATCGATATATTGAAATAGCAGAAAATCCAGATTGGGTCGCGGGTAACCGTTGTTCAAAGTGTTACCCCAAAAACAGATGGGATCTCATTATCTGCTTTTTTTAATAGGAGAGAATAAGTAGCATATATGAAATAATTTCAAAGCTTTGTTGTGTCTATTGCATTGGCTACACTTTATTGAACGGCTCAAAATTTATGAACTATAATTCCCATAATAATGCTTATTGAAACTATCGGTAATATCTATATAGAATCCCTTATACTTCTAGTTAAAAAATTGGCTAATATTATGTGGAAAGATAGTAATCAAAAATTACAAAGGGGAATGAGACAAATGAAAAAAAAATCAATTTCACTAGTTACAACAATAATTCTATTATCCACTATACCATGCAATGTTTTGGCAGCTTCAGAAATAGCAACAGCAGGTCCAAAGGTTAAACTTGCTAACCCAAAAAATAAATTATCTAGTTTTCAAAATTTCAACAATGCTCAGGAACTTATTGACTATATTAACAATGATGTAACATTTGACTTACAATATAGTTCCATAAGGGTTGTTGGTGTTCTATCATTATCTGATATCAGCAATATAGTTGATGCGTTAGGTAATTGGCAAGGAAGAGCTATATCTTCTGGAATTAATTTAAATAGCTATCCATATGACATTTCGTTAGGTGATATATCGGATTATTCAACCGAAGCTTTACAGAAAATAAATGATAAACTCGGAACAATGGCCTCTGCTATTGGGGACTATTCTCAGATTTTAATACAGCTTAATTTTTCTAATGATGCAACAAAAGAAAATAATGACACTAATGGTCGATATCTTCCTGGAGAGTCTATTAAATTAGTAAAAGGTCAAACAAACTACACACTTGATTTAAATAAATATGGAGTTACAGGAACAAGAAATGATTGGCGGAAATTGTATTTAGGCACGAATGATAATATTAATAATATTCAGAAAAATAATTATGATATTTCTTACGATTCTGATAAAGATCATCTTAAACTGGATGATGTAAACAGTGTTAATTTTTCAGACTTAGATTCTAACATGAAAACTCTCAATTTATATTATATTGCAGAAAGTCCTAAATCTTTTCTTAGAAGTACAGCATTGTGGACACACTTGCTTATAACCCCACAGGGGGGGGATACAAGCGGGATTTTGGGTTCTCAAGATGAAATAATTGCAGCTATGTTTTCTATCCCTATAGAATGGGTAGATCCTGTTCTAACTTCAAAGGTTGTAGTAAAATATGTAGATGAAAATGGGAAATCCATTTCTGAGGATGACATTCAGAATGGGAATGTAGGAGATAACTATACTACAAAGTCAAAAATAATTTCTGGCTACACACTGGATGAAACAAAATTGCCTACTAATGCAAATGGAAAGTTCTTAGATAAAGAGCAGACTGTTACTTATATTTATAAGAAAAATACACCTCCTGTGATTACTTCTACTATTACTACAAAATATGTAGATGAAAATGGGAAATCCATTTCTAAGGATGACATTCAGAATGGGAATGTAGGAGATAACTATACTACAAAGTCAAAAGTAATTTCTGGCTACACACTGGATGAAACAAAATTGCCTGCTAATGCAAATGGAAAGTTCTTAGATAAGGAGCAGACTGTTACTTATATTTATAAGAAAAATACACCTCCTGTGATTACTTCTACTATTACTACAAAATATGTAGATGAAAATGGGAAATCCATTTCTGAGGATGACATTCAGAATGGGAATGTAGGAGATAACTATACTACAAAGTCAAAAATAATTTCTGGCTACACACTGGATGAAACAAAATTACCTACTAATGCAAATGGAAAGTTCTTAGATAAAGAGCAGACTGTTACTTATATTTATGGGAAGAATAGTTCTCCAAACTCTAATTCAACATCAAAAAAAAAGGTTCCTAGAAATCCAATCGAAAAGAATTCAATACAGAGTGATCCAAGTAATAAATCTTTTCCTAAAACTGGAGAAAACACGATTAACTCGTTTTATGAAATGATTATTGGAGCAGTGTTAATTATCTTTGTAGCATTTATCTCAGTCTTTAAAACGAAAAGAAATAAATAGGATAGACTTGAGTTAATATATTGGAAAAATTTAATTAACAAATCTGGTTTTAAGATATTTGCTTTCAAAATCTCTGCTTGTTTATCCTTTTGAGGTTTATATTTTCTAATAGTAGTAGAATGTAAATTTAGTTCTGAAGTTCGTTCCTTAAGTTAGATTTTTAGTCTAAATTAGGGAACGAACTTCATTACCTATACAGCCAATAAAGATCATAAGTTGTTTAAAGGAAGTATTCTAGTGTAAAGTTGTTCTGTTAATTAATATATAGTTAGAACAGATATAACCATTAGCACCTGAATTTTAGTATAGTTTAAAAATCCGAAAAAAAAGAATGATCTCTTTTTGGCTTTTCGATGTACAAAGAGA is a window encoding:
- a CDS encoding ABC transporter ATP-binding protein, translating into MISLAHIYKYYETGETRVPVLDDINFSIEAGEFVAIMGPSGSGKSTLINLLGFIDRQFEGEYLFNGREITHFKDNELSEIRNRSVGFVFQNFSLIENLTVAENVELPLLYSGAKHNETQKKVKHALARVGLADKLDQLPKQLSGGQQQRVAIARALINRPNFIIADEPTGALDTHTTEDIMQLFKQLNEEGVTIILVTHDPETVVYCDRLLKIRDGKMIEEVLQS
- a CDS encoding efflux RND transporter periplasmic adaptor subunit, encoding MKKKTKIIIAGVTGLVIAGGAFFAFGGKKDAASYQVYTVKTADPLQLKGKVEPLKRQLYFLDANKGTIKNVPVSNGQEVAVGTPLIEYQNDTAQNETITQQHAVNKSSLDASQAEATVAAGERQVQTLSNQIGETQQKLARAKDEEEKAALNEQLKQQQGELQTANDQLSQSRFAVQGAYEEVQSAKDVLAGQQKQASATVSAEIAGVASVDEKGKGSPEVPVVAVSSKEKQVKGTVTEYDLDKLVPGQTVQVTTVGNDKKVEGTIKSIAASAIPTSGDNSNVASYAFTVEGNFPWTDDLSTLITLQQKQLLLPSSALKKTGNEQYVYKYEDGKAKKTVVQTLAVNGRTIIQKGLKDKDQIIENPDDALKDGSEVQVSAND
- a CDS encoding ABC transporter permease, which produces MRKYILWRTAFRSIFKNKRRSFLTMVGIIIGIAAVITIVALGNGFKRNILSETTGADETGQTKYVNIKYNDFDNLISEDNGISQTDKNMIANLPEVKNVSYYKVMKNERNPTIDFYDKNTKLTMRIHSAKETAVSLLNGRQLNAADSDGLNKVVVLDEAVAKQVFGSKEAALNNGFELKGQVFTVVGVSANTSGEIGPQNYEPLAYFPKKTYTHYLGKKEDHSVLALKFDTGVNQDTAMTKVLKQLNMNGESRAQGEYQAYDPTSEIKQLGSMLDKMTLFISTVAAISLFIAGVGVMNMMYISVSERTKEIGIRRALGANAKSIKRQFLFEGIVLTVSGGVIGYILGILIAFAASFALPFSVRPDMMTVLISIGTSVVIGVCFSYLPASAAAKKELIDILK
- a CDS encoding MucBP domain-containing protein — its product is MANIMWKDSNQKLQRGMRQMKKKSISLVTTIILLSTIPCNVLAASEIATAGPKVKLANPKNKLSSFQNFNNAQELIDYINNDVTFDLQYSSIRVVGVLSLSDISNIVDALGNWQGRAISSGINLNSYPYDISLGDISDYSTEALQKINDKLGTMASAIGDYSQILIQLNFSNDATKENNDTNGRYLPGESIKLVKGQTNYTLDLNKYGVTGTRNDWRKLYLGTNDNINNIQKNNYDISYDSDKDHLKLDDVNSVNFSDLDSNMKTLNLYYIAESPKSFLRSTALWTHLLITPQGGDTSGILGSQDEIIAAMFSIPIEWVDPVLTSKVVVKYVDENGKSISEDDIQNGNVGDNYTTKSKIISGYTLDETKLPTNANGKFLDKEQTVTYIYKKNTPPVITSTITTKYVDENGKSISKDDIQNGNVGDNYTTKSKVISGYTLDETKLPANANGKFLDKEQTVTYIYKKNTPPVITSTITTKYVDENGKSISEDDIQNGNVGDNYTTKSKIISGYTLDETKLPTNANGKFLDKEQTVTYIYGKNSSPNSNSTSKKKVPRNPIEKNSIQSDPSNKSFPKTGENTINSFYEMIIGAVLIIFVAFISVFKTKRNK